A region from the Gossypium hirsutum isolate 1008001.06 chromosome A08, Gossypium_hirsutum_v2.1, whole genome shotgun sequence genome encodes:
- the LOC107907100 gene encoding protein GLUTAMINE DUMPER 2 → MAARETFNVTAASPSTIPHSPWHSPVPYLFGGLAAMLGLIAFALLILACSYWKLSGYLENGERGEGDRDLEAGDETQKGGATVMEQKFLVIMAGEVKPTFLATPISSSRSSSFGDKTCCCGEKGEKLEEETTSGDAEDQHQQPPTQETQHH, encoded by the coding sequence ATGGCAGCAAGAGAGACATTCAATGTCACAGCAGCGTCGCCTTCCACGATTCCACACTCGCCATGGCATTCACCAGTTCCCTACTTGTTCGGCGGCTTGGCTGCCATGCTTGGTCTCATAGCCTTTGCGCTCCTCATACTTGCTTGTTCTTATTGGAAACTGTCAGGGTACCTTGAGAATGGCGAGAGAGGTGAAGGGGACAGAGACTTGGAAGCAGGAGATGAGACCCAGAAAGGAGGAGCTACTGTTATGGAACAAAAGTTTCTTGTGATAATGGCAGGCGAAGTAAAGCCGACGTTCTTGGCCACCCCCATTTCTTCTAGCAGGTCTTCTTCTTTCGGCGATAAGACCTGTTGCTGTGGTGAAAAGGGTGAGAAATTGGAGGAGGAAACTACTAGTGGTGATGCTGAGGATCAGCATCAGCAACCCCCGACTCAGGAGACTCAACACCACTGA